Proteins encoded by one window of Clostridium bornimense:
- a CDS encoding DEAD/DEAH box helicase — protein MMKKSSLLQMFNRDTIGENHIKGKRVFENDLVESMDIVEEENIICIDGNVISENLFNEYKTTIEVDIRNKKILYTYCTCADYKNNGRLRKNYSCKHVVGTFYKALEELGDEDKEIEDGDNVDILSLLLPEEKEKPEIKIEVYINKDKWNGNISAEFRIGLKKVSSNKLYVLRDINQFLIGFYNKIPIKYSENFSFDLNKQVLSTKDKVLIEFIETLKKIEKNSKEKIISGKYIYIPEYFLRDFFKVISNHRIYLNEGFFNRPVDGEINFDIPMIDFDMKIIGDKYVLKCPSGMAMPLNDKGNVFIYGTTIVLPPYDFCYRINNYLKIFNKCDVVTIPIENEEKVLKELIPSIKKITKNLILSKKVQDKIVDEPVKFHFYFDRENEEVTLTLKVSYGRYQFNILDEFEEKIIYRDKKSEDKIIGTLRTLGFEAIKNKFHIIYGDDYIFNFFKYKINILQDIGEVYYSENFKGIKSIGSKFISGEIAAGKYDYFEMKFKLGDIPESETKNILRAFRDNVKYYKLDNGEFLDIEEIEMRRFLKLIDAVAPFDIESNEVSIPKNKGIFLNNYLEENNIKYIKGKPELSKLKKKLDSIGEKRFKIPKNINGVLREYQVIGFKWMKTIEELGFGGILGDEMGLGKTIQAITFISAGKGKKSLVVTPTSLIYNWKNEFEKFAPTLKVVINNGDKDTRREVLNESDDFDIIITTYNLLKGDIEYYKDMDFDYFILDEAQYIKNPHSQNSKMVKEIKAKVKFALTGTPMENSLMELWSIFDFIMPGYLYDEKTFSVRYHKKLREDKVVIEELNKLIEPFILRRKKCDVVKELPEKIEKIVEVELEEEQKKVYGVYSKYATELIEKKVQDGEFESSKIEILSYITKLRQIALDPSVTINDYDGGSGKIEALMELLQHAIEENHKILVFSQFTSILSNIARRLEGEKIDFSYLDGSIPAKKRMTLVENFNNGDDSVFLISLKAGGTGLNLTSADIVVHFDPWWNPAVENQATDRAHRIGQKNVVEVIKLVSRGTIEEKIVKLQKDKEKLIEKVIDEGSSSDNIVKDLDEKSLLEILEFDI, from the coding sequence ATGATGAAAAAATCGTCATTATTGCAGATGTTTAATAGAGATACTATTGGAGAAAATCATATAAAGGGTAAAAGAGTATTTGAAAATGACCTAGTGGAATCTATGGATATAGTGGAAGAAGAAAATATTATATGTATTGATGGAAATGTAATTTCAGAAAACTTATTTAATGAGTATAAGACTACTATAGAGGTAGATATAAGAAATAAAAAAATATTATATACATATTGCACTTGTGCAGATTATAAAAATAATGGTCGTTTAAGAAAAAATTATAGTTGTAAGCATGTAGTAGGAACATTTTATAAAGCATTAGAAGAACTAGGTGATGAAGATAAAGAGATTGAAGATGGGGATAATGTAGACATATTATCATTACTTTTACCAGAAGAAAAAGAAAAGCCTGAGATTAAAATAGAGGTATATATAAATAAGGATAAATGGAATGGAAATATATCTGCAGAATTTAGAATTGGACTTAAGAAGGTATCTTCAAATAAGCTTTATGTTTTAAGAGATATAAATCAATTTTTAATTGGATTTTACAATAAGATTCCTATTAAATATAGTGAAAATTTTTCCTTTGACTTAAATAAGCAAGTATTATCTACAAAAGATAAGGTTCTTATTGAATTTATAGAAACGTTAAAGAAAATAGAAAAGAATAGTAAAGAAAAGATTATTTCAGGAAAATACATATATATACCGGAATATTTTCTAAGAGACTTTTTTAAAGTTATATCTAATCATAGAATCTATCTCAATGAAGGTTTTTTTAATAGACCTGTTGATGGAGAGATTAATTTTGATATACCAATGATAGATTTTGATATGAAGATTATAGGGGATAAATATGTATTAAAATGTCCAAGTGGTATGGCTATGCCATTAAATGATAAGGGCAATGTATTTATATATGGAACAACTATAGTGTTACCACCATATGATTTTTGTTATAGGATAAATAATTATTTAAAGATATTTAATAAATGTGATGTAGTAACTATTCCTATTGAAAATGAAGAAAAGGTACTTAAAGAACTTATTCCTAGTATAAAGAAAATCACCAAGAATCTTATCTTAAGCAAAAAGGTTCAAGATAAGATTGTAGATGAACCAGTAAAATTTCATTTCTATTTTGATCGGGAAAATGAAGAAGTAACTTTAACATTAAAGGTTTCTTATGGAAGGTATCAGTTTAATATATTGGATGAATTTGAAGAAAAAATAATATATCGAGATAAAAAGAGCGAAGATAAGATAATAGGTACTTTAAGGACATTAGGATTTGAAGCTATAAAAAATAAGTTTCATATAATATATGGTGATGATTATATATTTAATTTTTTCAAATATAAAATAAATATACTTCAAGATATAGGAGAAGTATATTATTCAGAAAATTTTAAGGGAATAAAATCAATAGGAAGTAAATTTATAAGTGGTGAGATAGCAGCAGGAAAATATGATTATTTTGAGATGAAGTTTAAATTAGGGGATATACCTGAAAGTGAAACAAAGAATATATTAAGAGCTTTTAGAGATAATGTTAAATATTACAAGCTTGATAATGGTGAATTTTTAGATATAGAAGAAATAGAGATGAGACGCTTTTTAAAATTGATTGATGCAGTTGCACCTTTTGATATAGAAAGCAATGAAGTATCTATTCCTAAAAATAAAGGCATATTTCTTAACAATTATTTAGAAGAGAATAATATAAAATATATTAAAGGAAAGCCAGAGTTAAGCAAATTAAAGAAAAAACTAGATTCAATAGGTGAGAAAAGGTTTAAGATTCCAAAGAATATAAATGGAGTACTTAGAGAGTATCAAGTTATAGGATTTAAGTGGATGAAAACAATAGAGGAATTAGGTTTTGGTGGAATCTTAGGCGATGAGATGGGACTTGGAAAAACAATTCAAGCTATAACATTTATTTCTGCAGGAAAAGGAAAGAAATCTCTTGTAGTTACTCCAACATCACTTATATATAATTGGAAAAATGAATTTGAAAAATTTGCTCCAACATTAAAAGTAGTTATAAATAATGGTGACAAAGATACGCGAAGAGAAGTATTAAATGAAAGCGATGATTTTGATATTATTATTACAACATATAATTTATTAAAAGGTGATATTGAATATTATAAGGATATGGATTTTGATTATTTTATATTAGATGAGGCTCAATATATTAAAAATCCTCATTCACAAAATTCAAAGATGGTCAAAGAGATTAAAGCTAAAGTAAAATTTGCTCTTACTGGGACACCGATGGAGAATTCGCTTATGGAATTATGGTCTATTTTTGATTTCATTATGCCAGGATACTTATATGATGAAAAAACATTTAGTGTTCGATATCATAAAAAACTCAGAGAAGATAAAGTAGTAATAGAAGAATTAAATAAGCTTATAGAACCATTTATATTAAGAAGAAAGAAATGTGATGTAGTAAAGGAATTACCAGAAAAAATCGAAAAGATAGTAGAAGTTGAATTAGAAGAAGAGCAAAAAAAGGTTTATGGGGTATATAGTAAATATGCCACAGAACTTATAGAAAAAAAAGTACAAGATGGCGAGTTTGAAAGTAGTAAAATTGAAATATTATCTTATATAACGAAGCTTAGACAAATAGCATTAGATCCATCAGTTACAATTAATGATTATGATGGGGGTAGCGGAAAAATTGAAGCTTTAATGGAATTATTACAACATGCTATAGAAGAGAACCACAAGATATTAGTATTTTCACAATTTACATCAATTCTTTCAAATATAGCTAGAAGGCTAGAAGGAGAAAAAATAGATTTTAGTTATTTAGATGGATCTATACCGGCCAAGAAAAGAATGACTTTGGTAGAAAATTTTAATAATGGAGATGATTCAGTATTTCTTATTAGTTTAAAAGCTGGTGGAACAGGATTAAATTTAACATCTGCAGATATAGTAGTTCATTTTGATCCATGGTGGAATCCTGCTGTTGAAAATCAAGCTACAGATAGAGCACATAGGATAGGACAAAAAAATGTTGTTGAAGTTATAAAATTAGTTTCAAGAGGAACTATAGAAGAAAAAATAGTTAAGTTGCAAAAAGATAAAGAGAAACTTATTGAGAAAGTAATAGATGAAGGCAGTAGTAGTGACAATATCGTAAAAGATCTAGATGAGAAAAGTCTTCTTGAAATATTGGAGTTTGATATATAA
- a CDS encoding GerMN domain-containing protein → MKKLTIILLLICLICSLSSCEKESSKKATENTSKNKTISNNNADISDKSAKEKNNQNNTTNEESIPEPTITEDNSINNITTVTDGTTTVDNASTVIDNNVPTYAQPIQEPEQLPSVENTSNTKKKVVRIFSYNSLNDSISYFDKEVEVIDGALTKTLVEALKDPSIAAIPADAYVRSASIDRNNDMISINFGDKFIDTTKVGSTSEYYVLTATINTFCYNFGVSKALITQNGNPYESGHVSMAPGQTFSANYSECYSK, encoded by the coding sequence ATGAAAAAACTAACTATTATTTTATTATTAATCTGTTTAATATGTTCATTATCTAGTTGTGAAAAAGAATCATCAAAGAAAGCTACTGAAAATACAAGTAAAAATAAAACTATTAGTAATAACAATGCTGATATATCAGACAAATCTGCTAAAGAGAAAAATAATCAAAATAACACCACCAATGAAGAATCAATTCCAGAGCCAACCATCACTGAAGATAATTCAATTAATAACATTACTACTGTAACTGATGGCACTACTACAGTAGATAATGCCTCTACCGTTATTGATAACAATGTACCTACCTATGCTCAACCTATTCAGGAACCTGAACAACTACCTTCTGTAGAAAATACTAGTAACACTAAGAAAAAAGTAGTACGGATTTTCTCTTATAATTCCTTAAATGATAGTATATCTTATTTTGATAAAGAAGTTGAAGTTATTGACGGTGCTCTAACAAAGACATTAGTGGAAGCATTAAAAGATCCATCTATAGCTGCAATTCCAGCTGATGCATATGTAAGGTCTGCAAGCATAGATAGAAATAACGACATGATATCAATAAACTTTGGCGATAAATTTATCGATACAACAAAAGTAGGTTCAACTTCAGAATATTATGTTTTAACCGCTACAATAAATACATTCTGTTATAACTTTGGAGTATCAAAAGCACTAATAACGCAAAATGGTAATCCATATGAATCTGGCCATGTTTCTATGGCACCTGGACAAACTTTTTCTGCAAATTACTCTGAATGTTATAGCAAATAA
- the ftsH gene encoding ATP-dependent zinc metalloprotease FtsH: MKEKKAPKKSWIYYYVVTFVIVILLNTLVFPFISQREIKEVGYNTFLEDLEKGKISEVAMGDNQIVYLIKDNKGDEKLYKTGIWPDDDLVNRLKDAGVKFSAEIPKQASPMLSFFMTWIFPILVFFILGQLLSRTLMKKMGGGGNAMTFGKANAKIYVEAQTGKTFKDVAGQDEAKEALTEIVDFLHNPQKYSEIGAKLPKGALLVGPPGTGKTLLARAVAGEAQVPFFSISGSEFVEMFVGMGAAKVRDLFKQANEKAPCIVFIDEIDTIGKKRDNGGISGGNDEREQTLNQLLTEMDGFDGKKGVVILAATNRPDSLDKALLRPGRFDRRIPVELPDLKGREDILKVHAKGVKISDNVDFNTIARATSGASGAELENIINEGALRAVRMGREIVLQEDLEESVEVVIAGYQRKGAVISQKEKEIIAYHEIGHALVAASQTDSAPVHKITIIPRTSGALGYTMQVEEGEHVLMSKDEAFNKIVTFTGGRAAEELVFGSVTSGASNDIEQATKIARAMISRYGMSEHFDMVALETVTNQYLGGDTSLACSNETATKIDEEVIAMVKSAHEKAINILKDNMGKLHELSTYLLEKETITGEEFMNILNS; the protein is encoded by the coding sequence ATGAAAGAGAAGAAAGCACCGAAAAAATCATGGATATATTATTATGTTGTGACATTTGTTATTGTTATTTTATTAAATACATTGGTTTTTCCTTTTATTTCTCAAAGGGAAATAAAAGAAGTTGGATATAATACTTTTTTAGAAGATTTAGAAAAGGGGAAAATTTCCGAAGTCGCTATGGGTGATAATCAAATTGTTTATTTGATTAAGGATAATAAGGGTGATGAGAAACTATATAAGACTGGTATATGGCCAGATGATGATTTAGTAAACCGTTTGAAAGATGCGGGAGTTAAGTTTTCTGCTGAAATTCCGAAACAGGCATCGCCTATGCTTAGCTTTTTTATGACTTGGATATTTCCAATTTTAGTTTTCTTTATTTTAGGACAATTATTATCTAGGACATTGATGAAAAAGATGGGTGGCGGAGGAAATGCAATGACCTTCGGAAAAGCAAATGCTAAAATTTATGTAGAAGCACAAACAGGAAAGACTTTTAAAGATGTTGCTGGGCAAGATGAGGCAAAAGAAGCATTAACTGAGATAGTTGATTTCCTTCATAATCCTCAAAAATATTCTGAAATTGGAGCAAAGCTACCTAAAGGAGCGTTACTTGTAGGACCTCCAGGAACAGGTAAAACATTGCTTGCTAGAGCAGTAGCAGGAGAAGCGCAAGTACCATTTTTCTCAATATCAGGGTCAGAATTTGTTGAGATGTTTGTAGGAATGGGAGCTGCAAAAGTTCGTGACCTATTTAAACAGGCTAATGAAAAAGCACCATGTATAGTGTTTATTGATGAGATTGATACTATTGGTAAAAAGAGAGACAATGGTGGTATCAGCGGTGGTAATGATGAAAGAGAGCAGACGTTAAATCAGCTTTTAACAGAGATGGATGGATTTGATGGAAAAAAAGGTGTTGTTATTTTAGCAGCGACTAATAGACCAGACTCTTTAGATAAAGCATTATTACGTCCAGGTCGTTTTGACCGTAGAATACCAGTAGAACTTCCAGATTTAAAAGGAAGAGAAGATATACTAAAAGTTCATGCAAAAGGTGTTAAGATTTCTGACAATGTAGATTTTAATACTATTGCTAGAGCTACATCTGGGGCATCAGGAGCTGAACTTGAGAATATTATTAATGAAGGTGCATTAAGAGCAGTTAGAATGGGTAGAGAGATAGTACTTCAAGAAGATTTAGAAGAAAGTGTTGAAGTAGTTATAGCAGGATATCAAAGAAAAGGTGCAGTTATTTCACAAAAAGAAAAAGAAATTATTGCATATCACGAAATTGGGCACGCTTTAGTAGCTGCTAGTCAAACGGATTCAGCGCCAGTCCATAAAATAACTATTATTCCTAGAACTTCTGGGGCTCTTGGATACACTATGCAAGTAGAAGAAGGAGAGCATGTTTTAATGAGTAAAGATGAAGCTTTCAATAAGATAGTAACCTTTACCGGTGGACGTGCAGCTGAAGAATTAGTATTTGGATCAGTAACTAGTGGTGCATCTAATGATATAGAGCAAGCAACAAAAATTGCTCGTGCTATGATATCTAGATATGGTATGAGTGAGCATTTCGATATGGTAGCTTTAGAAACAGTAACTAATCAATATCTTGGTGGAGATACATCACTTGCTTGTTCAAACGAAACAGCAACAAAAATTGATGAAGAAGTGATAGCTATGGTTAAAAGTGCTCATGAAAAAGCTATCAATATTTTAAAAGATAATATGGGAAAACTTCATGAGTTATCAACATATCTTTTAGAAAAGGAAACAATAACTGGTGAAGAGTTTATGAATATATTAAATTCATAA
- the rbr gene encoding rubrerythrin yields MNFDKSETKTNLMRAFAGESQARTRYSIAAETAKKEKLYIIEEIFNYTAKQELAHASRFLQALKDFKGEELKIDAAYPVSKFDTTLEELQHAKEGEFHEHDEVYKSFAETAKNEGFDAISKLFNDIASIEKIHGTRFEEYEKDLREGTLFKKNTSVTWMCTNCGFILEGTDAPLVCPVCLHEQGYFKVLHQ; encoded by the coding sequence ATGAATTTTGATAAAAGTGAAACAAAGACTAACTTAATGAGAGCTTTTGCTGGTGAATCACAAGCTAGAACAAGATATTCTATTGCTGCTGAAACAGCTAAAAAAGAAAAATTGTACATAATAGAAGAAATTTTTAATTATACCGCTAAACAAGAATTAGCTCATGCCTCAAGATTTTTACAAGCATTAAAAGATTTTAAAGGTGAAGAATTAAAAATAGATGCAGCTTATCCTGTAAGTAAATTTGATACAACATTAGAAGAATTACAACATGCAAAAGAAGGTGAATTTCATGAACATGATGAAGTTTATAAATCTTTTGCTGAAACTGCAAAAAATGAAGGATTCGATGCCATATCTAAACTATTTAATGATATTGCCTCAATAGAAAAAATTCATGGTACTAGATTTGAAGAATATGAAAAAGATTTACGAGAAGGTACATTATTCAAAAAGAATACTTCTGTAACATGGATGTGTACTAACTGCGGATTTATTTTAGAAGGTACTGATGCACCTTTAGTTTGTCCTGTCTGTTTACATGAACAAGGATACTTTAAGGTACTACACCAATAA
- the ndk gene encoding nucleoside-diphosphate kinase produces MREHSLVLIKPDGIEKKVVGKIISIYEENGLEIADMRLVKPTREIAEKHYEEHVGRPYFPNLIECIISGPVIALVLEGENAIQKVRTLNGATNPDNAEEGTIRKLYATNGTINTVHASDSMENADREISIWFK; encoded by the coding sequence ATGAGAGAACATAGTTTAGTTTTAATTAAGCCTGATGGTATTGAAAAAAAGGTAGTTGGAAAGATAATATCTATTTATGAAGAAAACGGATTAGAAATAGCAGATATGAGATTAGTAAAACCAACTAGGGAAATAGCAGAAAAACATTATGAAGAGCATGTAGGAAGACCATATTTTCCTAATTTAATTGAGTGCATAATAAGTGGACCTGTAATTGCATTAGTTTTAGAAGGTGAAAATGCAATACAAAAGGTTAGAACTTTAAATGGTGCAACTAATCCTGATAATGCAGAAGAAGGAACAATAAGAAAGCTTTATGCTACAAATGGGACAATAAATACAGTACATGCATCTGATTCTATGGAAAATGCAGATCGTGAAATTAGTATTTGGTTTAAATAA
- a CDS encoding metallopeptidase TldD-related protein, producing the protein MIKELYKEITNEISLSISQSKIDSIIKKSITKNGCRVYENGYIGVAGSLGNVTNETWDAAKRNLDLKIPYNFEVEKNKVRERDLREYNPSAETFVQDMDDLLSTLRSEYPDFIFSNKIKFIKTETSLTNDVGLNYKNYDSCVNLEIIIKHKSSLNIFDSGLINISRKFDKETFLCEVRKQLDAFTILETLPTGKVPVILDFNEISNKFIESLNGETLSKGASIFSDKANKEIFSKDFTLSIDRSKNNILIPFFDKEGTTIENDICPLINNGVLEKPYTDKKTSIQFDLPLTAAANGNYDDVPSLSDISLTAKPGNKTLKELLNGDLGILVVILSGGDYTNNGDYVSPVQMSYLTDGENLLGRLPEFNISNNIYSMFGNDFIGITKDKPCFNSNLLVTKMNITPL; encoded by the coding sequence ATGATAAAAGAATTATATAAAGAAATAACTAATGAGATATCTTTAAGTATTTCACAAAGTAAAATAGATTCTATAATAAAAAAATCTATAACTAAAAATGGATGCAGAGTATATGAAAATGGATATATTGGTGTTGCTGGTTCTTTAGGAAATGTTACTAATGAAACTTGGGACGCTGCCAAAAGAAATCTTGATTTAAAAATTCCATATAACTTTGAAGTAGAAAAAAATAAAGTTAGAGAACGTGACTTAAGGGAATACAATCCTTCTGCTGAAACTTTTGTACAGGATATGGACGATTTATTATCAACATTAAGAAGTGAATATCCCGACTTTATTTTTAGCAATAAAATTAAATTCATAAAAACTGAAACATCATTAACTAATGACGTAGGATTAAACTATAAAAATTATGATAGTTGCGTAAACTTAGAAATAATTATTAAACATAAATCCTCTCTCAATATTTTTGATAGTGGACTTATAAATATTAGTCGTAAATTTGATAAAGAAACTTTTTTATGCGAAGTAAGAAAACAATTAGATGCCTTTACTATATTAGAAACTTTACCTACTGGAAAAGTCCCAGTTATACTTGACTTTAATGAAATAAGTAATAAGTTTATAGAATCACTAAATGGAGAAACATTAAGCAAAGGTGCATCTATATTTTCCGATAAAGCTAACAAAGAAATTTTCTCAAAAGATTTTACATTATCAATAGATCGTAGTAAAAATAATATTCTTATTCCTTTCTTTGATAAAGAAGGTACTACTATAGAAAATGACATCTGTCCTTTAATTAATAACGGTGTACTTGAAAAACCTTATACTGATAAAAAAACCTCAATACAATTTGATTTACCATTGACAGCAGCTGCTAATGGTAATTATGATGATGTTCCCTCTTTATCAGATATATCTTTAACTGCAAAACCAGGAAATAAAACTTTAAAAGAATTACTAAATGGTGATTTAGGAATATTGGTAGTTATTTTAAGTGGTGGTGACTACACTAATAATGGTGATTATGTTTCACCGGTGCAAATGTCCTACCTAACTGACGGAGAAAACCTTCTTGGCAGGTTACCTGAATTTAATATTTCTAATAACATATATTCTATGTTTGGTAATGACTTTATCGGTATCACTAAAGATAAACCTTGCTTTAACTCTAATCTATTAGTAACAAAAATGAATATAACTCCGCTTTAA
- a CDS encoding TldD/PmbA family protein, which translates to MFKFPKGLYTDIRIETIYSTKIILDNFKLKQNNSKTEIGAIIRLFDGDRWYYSSTTEINNIQNEIDSLAKMAKVNDDIENNPIVKRLEVNKGNYLKYKDSDISKISNKSKIDVLNSYVPLLKNFKEIQDCKLYYLDNHTEKHIISSKGTDVTFDFQTCSISPRYILNVNNEPFNGGNDILSVTFDKLSNKEDFIINNIKKDIDYITNAVAVTPGKYTCILSPVTTGVFAHESFGHKSESDFMVGDETMKKEWVLGKKVGSDILNIVDTGSIEGAGYTPFDDEGTKCKKNYIIKDGILNGRLHSSNTAAILEENLTGNARAMNFQYEPLVRMTTTFIDKGSETKESLFKNVKEGIFIDTIRHGSGMTTFTIAPARAYMIRNGKISEPVKISVISGNVMSTLNKIDGISDKVELFSFALGGCGKMEQYPLKVGIGGPYIRVNEINVQ; encoded by the coding sequence ATGTTTAAATTTCCAAAAGGTTTATATACAGATATTCGTATTGAAACTATCTATAGTACAAAAATAATATTAGACAACTTTAAGCTAAAACAAAATAATAGTAAAACTGAAATCGGTGCAATAATCAGATTATTTGATGGTGATCGTTGGTATTATAGCTCTACAACTGAAATAAATAATATCCAAAACGAAATAGATTCTTTAGCCAAAATGGCTAAAGTAAATGATGATATAGAAAATAATCCTATCGTGAAAAGACTTGAAGTCAATAAAGGTAATTATCTTAAATATAAAGATTCCGATATTTCTAAAATTAGTAACAAAAGCAAAATTGATGTCCTTAATTCTTATGTGCCACTATTAAAGAATTTTAAAGAGATCCAAGATTGCAAATTATATTATTTAGACAACCATACAGAAAAACATATTATATCTAGTAAAGGAACAGATGTAACTTTTGATTTTCAAACCTGTTCAATTTCTCCTAGATACATTTTAAACGTCAATAATGAACCTTTTAATGGTGGTAATGATATCTTATCTGTAACATTTGATAAACTTTCAAATAAAGAAGATTTCATAATAAATAATATAAAAAAAGATATAGATTATATTACTAATGCAGTGGCCGTTACCCCTGGAAAATATACTTGTATCTTATCCCCAGTAACTACTGGAGTATTTGCTCATGAAAGCTTTGGACATAAAAGTGAGTCTGATTTTATGGTTGGTGATGAAACTATGAAAAAAGAATGGGTTTTAGGTAAAAAAGTAGGTTCCGATATTCTAAACATTGTAGATACTGGATCTATAGAAGGTGCTGGATATACCCCTTTCGATGATGAAGGTACTAAGTGTAAAAAGAACTATATAATAAAAGATGGTATTTTAAATGGGCGTCTTCATAGCTCTAATACCGCTGCAATATTAGAAGAAAACTTAACTGGAAACGCTAGAGCTATGAATTTTCAATATGAACCTCTAGTTAGGATGACAACAACTTTTATAGATAAAGGTTCTGAAACAAAGGAATCTCTATTTAAAAATGTAAAAGAAGGTATTTTTATAGATACTATTCGTCATGGTTCTGGTATGACGACTTTCACAATAGCTCCTGCTAGAGCTTACATGATTCGTAATGGTAAAATTTCTGAACCCGTTAAAATTTCTGTTATCTCCGGTAACGTTATGTCTACTTTGAACAAAATTGATGGTATATCTGATAAAGTTGAACTTTTCTCATTTGCCCTTGGTGGTTGCGGTAAAATGGAACAATATCCATTAAAGGTCGGTATTGGTGGTCCATATATTCGTGTAAATGAAATAAATGTTCAATAA
- a CDS encoding MFS transporter, whose product MEKSSSKLNKLEKYWILYDVGNSAFVLLMSTIIPIYYKNMASAEGISLANSTAYYSYAISISTIIVAVLGPILGTMADNKGYKKPFFTFSMIIGVLICASLSIPTTVIMFLALFVIGKIVFSMSLIFYDSMLVDVTTDDRVDEVSSKGYAWGYIGSCIPFIVSLLLILKADAIGISTFIATAIAFVLNGLWWLIVTIPLIKNYKQIHYVERSNNSILSSLSRLSNIFKEIKNDRKVCIFLISFFFYIDGVYTIIEMATSYGKDVGITDNSMLMALLLTQVVAFPFAILFGRLSKKFKVKDLISICILAYLLIALFALQLDTAIEFWILATFVGVFQGAIQALSRSYYAKIIPKEKSSEYFGVYDVFGKGASFVGTMIMGLSTQIFGNSKAGVVGIAIMFALGFILFRVQGKSARSLEAEYI is encoded by the coding sequence ATGGAGAAGAGTAGCAGTAAACTTAATAAATTAGAAAAGTATTGGATTCTATATGATGTTGGTAATTCTGCTTTTGTGTTACTTATGTCAACTATAATACCGATATATTATAAAAATATGGCATCAGCTGAGGGCATATCGTTAGCTAACTCAACAGCATATTATAGTTATGCTATTTCAATATCTACTATTATAGTTGCAGTGTTGGGACCAATCTTAGGAACTATGGCAGATAATAAAGGGTACAAAAAGCCGTTTTTTACATTTTCAATGATAATAGGGGTATTAATATGTGCATCACTATCAATACCTACTACAGTAATAATGTTTTTAGCACTATTTGTAATAGGTAAAATAGTATTTTCTATGAGTTTAATATTTTATGATTCAATGCTTGTAGATGTAACTACAGATGATAGAGTGGATGAGGTATCATCAAAAGGGTATGCTTGGGGGTATATAGGAAGTTGCATACCTTTTATAGTAAGTCTTTTATTAATTCTTAAGGCTGATGCAATAGGTATTAGTACATTTATTGCAACAGCAATAGCTTTTGTATTAAATGGTTTATGGTGGCTTATAGTTACGATTCCACTTATTAAAAATTATAAACAAATTCACTATGTTGAAAGATCTAATAATTCTATTTTAAGTAGTTTAAGTAGACTTTCAAATATATTTAAAGAAATAAAAAATGATAGAAAAGTATGTATCTTTTTAATATCATTTTTCTTCTATATAGATGGAGTTTATACAATAATTGAGATGGCAACATCTTATGGAAAAGATGTAGGGATAACTGATAATAGTATGCTTATGGCATTATTATTAACTCAAGTTGTAGCATTTCCTTTTGCTATTTTATTTGGTAGGTTATCTAAAAAATTTAAAGTTAAAGACTTAATATCTATATGTATACTAGCTTACCTATTAATAGCTTTATTTGCCCTTCAATTAGATACGGCTATTGAATTTTGGATCTTAGCAACTTTTGTTGGGGTTTTCCAGGGAGCTATACAAGCATTATCACGTTCATATTATGCTAAGATAATTCCAAAAGAAAAATCTAGTGAATATTTTGGTGTATATGATGTTTTTGGTAAAGGAGCATCATTTGTAGGTACAATGATAATGGGACTTTCAACACAGATTTTTGGAAATTCTAAAGCCGGGGTAGTAGGTATTGCAATAATGTTTGCATTAGGATTTATACTATTTAGAGTTCAAGGGAAAAGTGCGAGAAGTTTAGAAGCAGAGTATATATAA